Proteins from a genomic interval of Helicoverpa zea isolate HzStark_Cry1AcR chromosome 13, ilHelZeax1.1, whole genome shotgun sequence:
- the LOC124635593 gene encoding SWI/SNF-related matrix-associated actin-dependent regulator of chromatin subfamily E member 1 isoform X6 produces the protein MAAPNSYKQNTSMSMPSPQSNPQGARRAASAAAGGATGQAAKDDKTSPFVSTVHSHPGFQPQKIGKGAGAGAGLPKPPKPPEKPLMPYMRYSRRVWDTVKAAHPDLKLWEIGRIIGGMWRDLPETEKAGYVDEYEAEKAQYTEMLKAYQSSPAYIQWLAHKSRVGNLEEESSSKKGGSQKEQQQQDRRIDIQPAEDEEDQDEGLSVKHVAYARYLRNHRLINEIFSDTVVPDVRSVVTTARMQILKKQVQSLTMHQKKLEDELQQIEEKFEAKKRKFIESSEAFQEELKKHCKPAVDEDTFGRMVERAMEQMRRGLSNPQPLHPPPGDRKDEPMEQDQTQIKPETNGPNLPTQVDKVSTTEVKAEGVTTELKPDVEPKKEEPEETPAANGTEPEGERKEEKPVPKPENKEGVPPAAPAPAPPPHPPHMTSPPHHPMMMPPNPNAPPAHPGPPHVAGGPPPPPGAYGGAYGGRYYGGYAGAFPAAYPHGYYEHYPHHLHHHAPHRDLDAKPEEPQPKKEGE, from the exons ATGGCTGCACCAAACagttacaaacaaaacacatcAATGTCGATGCCAAGCCCACAAAGCAATCCGC AGggcgcgcgccgcgccgcctcAGCCGCGGCCGGCGGCGCCACCGGCCAGGCCGCTAAGGACGATAAGACCAGTCCCTTTGTATCCACCGTACATTCACATCCTGGATTTCAGCCGCAGAAGATCGGCAAGGGTGCCGGCGCG GGCGCGGGCCTGCCAAAGCCCCCGAAACCGCCAGAAAAGCCCCTGATGCCATACATGCGGTACTCCCGAAGGGTTTGGGATACTGTGAAGGCTGCCCACCCTGATCTAAAGCTATGGGAGATCGGCAGAATTATTGGAGGCATGTGGAGAGATCTGCCCGAGACGGAGAAGGCTGGTTATGTTGATGAGTATGAGGCGGAGAAG GCGCAGTACACAGAAATGTTGAAAGCTTACCAATCGTCGCCTGCCTATATACAGTGGCTGGCGCACAAGTCCAGAG TAGGTAATCTTGAAGAGGAGAGCTCTAGCAAGAAGGGTGGCTCTCAGAAGGAGCAGCAGCAGCAGGACAGGAGAATTGATATACAGCCTGCTGAGGATGAAGAAG ATCAAGACGAAGGCCTCTCAGTGAAACACGTGGCCTACGCGAGATATCTGCGCAACCATCGGCTGATCAACGAGATATTCTCCGACACTGTGGTGCCTGATGTGCGCTCTGTCGTCACCACCGCTAGGATGCAG ATCTTGAAGAAACAAGTGCAATCCTTAACAATGCACCAGAAGAAGCTAGAAGATGAGTTGCAGCAGATTGAAGAGAAGTTTGAAGCTAAGAAGCGCAAGTTTATTGAGAGCAGCGAGGCTTTCCAGGAGGAACTTAAAAAG CACTGCAAGCCGGCGGTGGACGAGGACACGTTCGGGCGCATGGTGGAGCGAGCGATGGAGCAGATGCGGCGCGGCCTCTCCAACCCGCAGCCGCTGCACCCGCCGCCCGGCGACAGGAAGGACGAG CCAATGGAACAAGACCAGACTCAAATCAAGCCAGAAACCAACGGGCCCAACCTACCCACACAAGTGGACAAGGTTTCCACAACCGAGGTGAAGGCTGAAGGAGTCACTACTGAGCTCAAACCTGACGTGGAACCCAAGAAGGAGGAGCCTGAAGAGACGCCAGCTGCTAATGGAACTGAACCCGAAG GTGAACGTAAAGAAGAGAAGCCAGTTCCGAAGCCCGAGAACAAGGAGGGTGTTCCGCCCGCGGCCCCCGCACCGGCCCCGCCACCGCACCCGCCGCACATGACTTCACCACCACATCACC CGATGATGATGCCGCCGAACCCCAACGCTCCTCCCGCCCACCCGGGACCGCCACATGTGGCTGGCGGCCCGCCGCCACCACCAG GAGCGTACGGCGGCGCGTACGGCGGGCGCTACTACGGCGGCTACGCGGGCGCGTTCCCCGCCGCCTACCCGCACGGCTACTACGAGCACTACCCGCACCACCTGCACCACCACGCGCCGCACCGCGACCTCGACGCCAAGC
- the LOC124635593 gene encoding SWI/SNF-related matrix-associated actin-dependent regulator of chromatin subfamily E member 1 isoform X4 — MAAPNSYKQNTSMSMPSPQSNPHYMIAGPPMSFGMMKGGMNAPPPHHNQYQYHPQYQGGPSLGHPGGYGGWPHPPQQQRFAAEGARRAASAAAGGATGQAAKDDKTSPFVSTVHSHPGFQPQKIGKGAGAGAGLPKPPKPPEKPLMPYMRYSRRVWDTVKAAHPDLKLWEIGRIIGGMWRDLPETEKAGYVDEYEAEKLEYEKSLKAYHNSPAYLAYIAAKNKAVVGNLEEESSSKKGGSQKEQQQQDRRIDIQPAEDEEDQDEGLSVKHVAYARYLRNHRLINEIFSDTVVPDVRSVVTTARMQILKKQVQSLTMHQKKLEDELQQIEEKFEAKKRKFIESSEAFQEELKKHCKPAVDEDTFGRMVERAMEQMRRGLSNPQPLHPPPGDRKDEPMEQDQTQIKPETNGPNLPTQVDKVSTTEVKAEGVTTELKPDVEPKKEEPEETPAANGTEPEGERKEEKPVPKPENKEGVPPAAPAPAPPPHPPHMTSPPHHPMMMPPNPNAPPAHPGPPHVAGGPPPPPAEEPQPKKEGE, encoded by the exons ATGGCTGCACCAAACagttacaaacaaaacacatcAATGTCGATGCCAAGCCCACAAAGCAATCCGC ACTACATGATTGCGGGGCCCCCCATGAGTTTCGGTATGATGAAAG GCGGTATGAATGCACCGCCGCCGCACCATAACCAATACCAGTACCACCCGCAATACCAAGGTGGTCCCTCGCTGGGCCACCCGGGCGGGTACGGCGGCTGGCCGCACCCCCCACAGCAACAGCGTTTCGCTGCAGAGggcgcgcgccgcgccgcctcAGCCGCGGCCGGCGGCGCCACCGGCCAGGCCGCTAAGGACGATAAGACCAGTCCCTTTGTATCCACCGTACATTCACATCCTGGATTTCAGCCGCAGAAGATCGGCAAGGGTGCCGGCGCG GGCGCGGGCCTGCCAAAGCCCCCGAAACCGCCAGAAAAGCCCCTGATGCCATACATGCGGTACTCCCGAAGGGTTTGGGATACTGTGAAGGCTGCCCACCCTGATCTAAAGCTATGGGAGATCGGCAGAATTATTGGAGGCATGTGGAGAGATCTGCCCGAGACGGAGAAGGCTGGTTATGTTGATGAGTATGAGGCGGAGAAG TTGGAGTACGAAAAGAGTCTCAAGGCTTACCACAACTCGCCAGCCTATTTAGCATATATTGCGGCGAAAAATAAAGCTGTAG TAGGTAATCTTGAAGAGGAGAGCTCTAGCAAGAAGGGTGGCTCTCAGAAGGAGCAGCAGCAGCAGGACAGGAGAATTGATATACAGCCTGCTGAGGATGAAGAAG ATCAAGACGAAGGCCTCTCAGTGAAACACGTGGCCTACGCGAGATATCTGCGCAACCATCGGCTGATCAACGAGATATTCTCCGACACTGTGGTGCCTGATGTGCGCTCTGTCGTCACCACCGCTAGGATGCAG ATCTTGAAGAAACAAGTGCAATCCTTAACAATGCACCAGAAGAAGCTAGAAGATGAGTTGCAGCAGATTGAAGAGAAGTTTGAAGCTAAGAAGCGCAAGTTTATTGAGAGCAGCGAGGCTTTCCAGGAGGAACTTAAAAAG CACTGCAAGCCGGCGGTGGACGAGGACACGTTCGGGCGCATGGTGGAGCGAGCGATGGAGCAGATGCGGCGCGGCCTCTCCAACCCGCAGCCGCTGCACCCGCCGCCCGGCGACAGGAAGGACGAG CCAATGGAACAAGACCAGACTCAAATCAAGCCAGAAACCAACGGGCCCAACCTACCCACACAAGTGGACAAGGTTTCCACAACCGAGGTGAAGGCTGAAGGAGTCACTACTGAGCTCAAACCTGACGTGGAACCCAAGAAGGAGGAGCCTGAAGAGACGCCAGCTGCTAATGGAACTGAACCCGAAG GTGAACGTAAAGAAGAGAAGCCAGTTCCGAAGCCCGAGAACAAGGAGGGTGTTCCGCCCGCGGCCCCCGCACCGGCCCCGCCACCGCACCCGCCGCACATGACTTCACCACCACATCACC CGATGATGATGCCGCCGAACCCCAACGCTCCTCCCGCCCACCCGGGACCGCCACATGTGGCTGGCGGCCCGCCGCCACCACCAG
- the LOC124635593 gene encoding SWI/SNF-related matrix-associated actin-dependent regulator of chromatin subfamily E member 1 isoform X1, translated as MAAPNSYKQNTSMSMPSPQSNPHYMIAGPPMSFGMMKGGMNAPPPHHNQYQYHPQYQGGPSLGHPGGYGGWPHPPQQQRFAAEGARRAASAAAGGATGQAAKDDKTSPFVSTVHSHPGFQPQKIGKGAGAGAGLPKPPKPPEKPLMPYMRYSRRVWDTVKAAHPDLKLWEIGRIIGGMWRDLPETEKAGYVDEYEAEKLEYEKSLKAYHNSPAYLAYIAAKNKAVVGNLEEESSSKKGGSQKEQQQQDRRIDIQPAEDEEDQDEGLSVKHVAYARYLRNHRLINEIFSDTVVPDVRSVVTTARMQILKKQVQSLTMHQKKLEDELQQIEEKFEAKKRKFIESSEAFQEELKKHCKPAVDEDTFGRMVERAMEQMRRGLSNPQPLHPPPGDRKDEPMEQDQTQIKPETNGPNLPTQVDKVSTTEVKAEGVTTELKPDVEPKKEEPEETPAANGTEPEGERKEEKPVPKPENKEGVPPAAPAPAPPPHPPHMTSPPHHPMMMPPNPNAPPAHPGPPHVAGGPPPPPGAYGGAYGGRYYGGYAGAFPAAYPHGYYEHYPHHLHHHAPHRDLDAKPEEPQPKKEGE; from the exons ATGGCTGCACCAAACagttacaaacaaaacacatcAATGTCGATGCCAAGCCCACAAAGCAATCCGC ACTACATGATTGCGGGGCCCCCCATGAGTTTCGGTATGATGAAAG GCGGTATGAATGCACCGCCGCCGCACCATAACCAATACCAGTACCACCCGCAATACCAAGGTGGTCCCTCGCTGGGCCACCCGGGCGGGTACGGCGGCTGGCCGCACCCCCCACAGCAACAGCGTTTCGCTGCAGAGggcgcgcgccgcgccgcctcAGCCGCGGCCGGCGGCGCCACCGGCCAGGCCGCTAAGGACGATAAGACCAGTCCCTTTGTATCCACCGTACATTCACATCCTGGATTTCAGCCGCAGAAGATCGGCAAGGGTGCCGGCGCG GGCGCGGGCCTGCCAAAGCCCCCGAAACCGCCAGAAAAGCCCCTGATGCCATACATGCGGTACTCCCGAAGGGTTTGGGATACTGTGAAGGCTGCCCACCCTGATCTAAAGCTATGGGAGATCGGCAGAATTATTGGAGGCATGTGGAGAGATCTGCCCGAGACGGAGAAGGCTGGTTATGTTGATGAGTATGAGGCGGAGAAG TTGGAGTACGAAAAGAGTCTCAAGGCTTACCACAACTCGCCAGCCTATTTAGCATATATTGCGGCGAAAAATAAAGCTGTAG TAGGTAATCTTGAAGAGGAGAGCTCTAGCAAGAAGGGTGGCTCTCAGAAGGAGCAGCAGCAGCAGGACAGGAGAATTGATATACAGCCTGCTGAGGATGAAGAAG ATCAAGACGAAGGCCTCTCAGTGAAACACGTGGCCTACGCGAGATATCTGCGCAACCATCGGCTGATCAACGAGATATTCTCCGACACTGTGGTGCCTGATGTGCGCTCTGTCGTCACCACCGCTAGGATGCAG ATCTTGAAGAAACAAGTGCAATCCTTAACAATGCACCAGAAGAAGCTAGAAGATGAGTTGCAGCAGATTGAAGAGAAGTTTGAAGCTAAGAAGCGCAAGTTTATTGAGAGCAGCGAGGCTTTCCAGGAGGAACTTAAAAAG CACTGCAAGCCGGCGGTGGACGAGGACACGTTCGGGCGCATGGTGGAGCGAGCGATGGAGCAGATGCGGCGCGGCCTCTCCAACCCGCAGCCGCTGCACCCGCCGCCCGGCGACAGGAAGGACGAG CCAATGGAACAAGACCAGACTCAAATCAAGCCAGAAACCAACGGGCCCAACCTACCCACACAAGTGGACAAGGTTTCCACAACCGAGGTGAAGGCTGAAGGAGTCACTACTGAGCTCAAACCTGACGTGGAACCCAAGAAGGAGGAGCCTGAAGAGACGCCAGCTGCTAATGGAACTGAACCCGAAG GTGAACGTAAAGAAGAGAAGCCAGTTCCGAAGCCCGAGAACAAGGAGGGTGTTCCGCCCGCGGCCCCCGCACCGGCCCCGCCACCGCACCCGCCGCACATGACTTCACCACCACATCACC CGATGATGATGCCGCCGAACCCCAACGCTCCTCCCGCCCACCCGGGACCGCCACATGTGGCTGGCGGCCCGCCGCCACCACCAG GAGCGTACGGCGGCGCGTACGGCGGGCGCTACTACGGCGGCTACGCGGGCGCGTTCCCCGCCGCCTACCCGCACGGCTACTACGAGCACTACCCGCACCACCTGCACCACCACGCGCCGCACCGCGACCTCGACGCCAAGC
- the LOC124635593 gene encoding SWI/SNF-related matrix-associated actin-dependent regulator of chromatin subfamily E member 1 isoform X5, which produces MAAPNSYKQNTSMSMPSPQSNPQGARRAASAAAGGATGQAAKDDKTSPFVSTVHSHPGFQPQKIGKGAGAGAGLPKPPKPPEKPLMPYMRYSRRVWDTVKAAHPDLKLWEIGRIIGGMWRDLPETEKAGYVDEYEAEKLEYEKSLKAYHNSPAYLAYIAAKNKAVVGNLEEESSSKKGGSQKEQQQQDRRIDIQPAEDEEDQDEGLSVKHVAYARYLRNHRLINEIFSDTVVPDVRSVVTTARMQILKKQVQSLTMHQKKLEDELQQIEEKFEAKKRKFIESSEAFQEELKKHCKPAVDEDTFGRMVERAMEQMRRGLSNPQPLHPPPGDRKDEPMEQDQTQIKPETNGPNLPTQVDKVSTTEVKAEGVTTELKPDVEPKKEEPEETPAANGTEPEGERKEEKPVPKPENKEGVPPAAPAPAPPPHPPHMTSPPHHPMMMPPNPNAPPAHPGPPHVAGGPPPPPGAYGGAYGGRYYGGYAGAFPAAYPHGYYEHYPHHLHHHAPHRDLDAKPEEPQPKKEGE; this is translated from the exons ATGGCTGCACCAAACagttacaaacaaaacacatcAATGTCGATGCCAAGCCCACAAAGCAATCCGC AGggcgcgcgccgcgccgcctcAGCCGCGGCCGGCGGCGCCACCGGCCAGGCCGCTAAGGACGATAAGACCAGTCCCTTTGTATCCACCGTACATTCACATCCTGGATTTCAGCCGCAGAAGATCGGCAAGGGTGCCGGCGCG GGCGCGGGCCTGCCAAAGCCCCCGAAACCGCCAGAAAAGCCCCTGATGCCATACATGCGGTACTCCCGAAGGGTTTGGGATACTGTGAAGGCTGCCCACCCTGATCTAAAGCTATGGGAGATCGGCAGAATTATTGGAGGCATGTGGAGAGATCTGCCCGAGACGGAGAAGGCTGGTTATGTTGATGAGTATGAGGCGGAGAAG TTGGAGTACGAAAAGAGTCTCAAGGCTTACCACAACTCGCCAGCCTATTTAGCATATATTGCGGCGAAAAATAAAGCTGTAG TAGGTAATCTTGAAGAGGAGAGCTCTAGCAAGAAGGGTGGCTCTCAGAAGGAGCAGCAGCAGCAGGACAGGAGAATTGATATACAGCCTGCTGAGGATGAAGAAG ATCAAGACGAAGGCCTCTCAGTGAAACACGTGGCCTACGCGAGATATCTGCGCAACCATCGGCTGATCAACGAGATATTCTCCGACACTGTGGTGCCTGATGTGCGCTCTGTCGTCACCACCGCTAGGATGCAG ATCTTGAAGAAACAAGTGCAATCCTTAACAATGCACCAGAAGAAGCTAGAAGATGAGTTGCAGCAGATTGAAGAGAAGTTTGAAGCTAAGAAGCGCAAGTTTATTGAGAGCAGCGAGGCTTTCCAGGAGGAACTTAAAAAG CACTGCAAGCCGGCGGTGGACGAGGACACGTTCGGGCGCATGGTGGAGCGAGCGATGGAGCAGATGCGGCGCGGCCTCTCCAACCCGCAGCCGCTGCACCCGCCGCCCGGCGACAGGAAGGACGAG CCAATGGAACAAGACCAGACTCAAATCAAGCCAGAAACCAACGGGCCCAACCTACCCACACAAGTGGACAAGGTTTCCACAACCGAGGTGAAGGCTGAAGGAGTCACTACTGAGCTCAAACCTGACGTGGAACCCAAGAAGGAGGAGCCTGAAGAGACGCCAGCTGCTAATGGAACTGAACCCGAAG GTGAACGTAAAGAAGAGAAGCCAGTTCCGAAGCCCGAGAACAAGGAGGGTGTTCCGCCCGCGGCCCCCGCACCGGCCCCGCCACCGCACCCGCCGCACATGACTTCACCACCACATCACC CGATGATGATGCCGCCGAACCCCAACGCTCCTCCCGCCCACCCGGGACCGCCACATGTGGCTGGCGGCCCGCCGCCACCACCAG GAGCGTACGGCGGCGCGTACGGCGGGCGCTACTACGGCGGCTACGCGGGCGCGTTCCCCGCCGCCTACCCGCACGGCTACTACGAGCACTACCCGCACCACCTGCACCACCACGCGCCGCACCGCGACCTCGACGCCAAGC
- the LOC124635593 gene encoding SWI/SNF-related matrix-associated actin-dependent regulator of chromatin subfamily E member 1 isoform X2: MAAPNSYKQNTSMSMPSPQSNPHYMIAGPPMSFGMMKGGMNAPPPHHNQYQYHPQYQGGPSLGHPGGYGGWPHPPQQQRFAAEGARRAASAAAGGATGQAAKDDKTSPFVSTVHSHPGFQPQKIGKGAGAGAGLPKPPKPPEKPLMPYMRYSRRVWDTVKAAHPDLKLWEIGRIIGGMWRDLPETEKAGYVDEYEAEKAQYTEMLKAYQSSPAYIQWLAHKSRVGNLEEESSSKKGGSQKEQQQQDRRIDIQPAEDEEDQDEGLSVKHVAYARYLRNHRLINEIFSDTVVPDVRSVVTTARMQILKKQVQSLTMHQKKLEDELQQIEEKFEAKKRKFIESSEAFQEELKKHCKPAVDEDTFGRMVERAMEQMRRGLSNPQPLHPPPGDRKDEPMEQDQTQIKPETNGPNLPTQVDKVSTTEVKAEGVTTELKPDVEPKKEEPEETPAANGTEPEGERKEEKPVPKPENKEGVPPAAPAPAPPPHPPHMTSPPHHPMMMPPNPNAPPAHPGPPHVAGGPPPPPGAYGGAYGGRYYGGYAGAFPAAYPHGYYEHYPHHLHHHAPHRDLDAKPEEPQPKKEGE; encoded by the exons ATGGCTGCACCAAACagttacaaacaaaacacatcAATGTCGATGCCAAGCCCACAAAGCAATCCGC ACTACATGATTGCGGGGCCCCCCATGAGTTTCGGTATGATGAAAG GCGGTATGAATGCACCGCCGCCGCACCATAACCAATACCAGTACCACCCGCAATACCAAGGTGGTCCCTCGCTGGGCCACCCGGGCGGGTACGGCGGCTGGCCGCACCCCCCACAGCAACAGCGTTTCGCTGCAGAGggcgcgcgccgcgccgcctcAGCCGCGGCCGGCGGCGCCACCGGCCAGGCCGCTAAGGACGATAAGACCAGTCCCTTTGTATCCACCGTACATTCACATCCTGGATTTCAGCCGCAGAAGATCGGCAAGGGTGCCGGCGCG GGCGCGGGCCTGCCAAAGCCCCCGAAACCGCCAGAAAAGCCCCTGATGCCATACATGCGGTACTCCCGAAGGGTTTGGGATACTGTGAAGGCTGCCCACCCTGATCTAAAGCTATGGGAGATCGGCAGAATTATTGGAGGCATGTGGAGAGATCTGCCCGAGACGGAGAAGGCTGGTTATGTTGATGAGTATGAGGCGGAGAAG GCGCAGTACACAGAAATGTTGAAAGCTTACCAATCGTCGCCTGCCTATATACAGTGGCTGGCGCACAAGTCCAGAG TAGGTAATCTTGAAGAGGAGAGCTCTAGCAAGAAGGGTGGCTCTCAGAAGGAGCAGCAGCAGCAGGACAGGAGAATTGATATACAGCCTGCTGAGGATGAAGAAG ATCAAGACGAAGGCCTCTCAGTGAAACACGTGGCCTACGCGAGATATCTGCGCAACCATCGGCTGATCAACGAGATATTCTCCGACACTGTGGTGCCTGATGTGCGCTCTGTCGTCACCACCGCTAGGATGCAG ATCTTGAAGAAACAAGTGCAATCCTTAACAATGCACCAGAAGAAGCTAGAAGATGAGTTGCAGCAGATTGAAGAGAAGTTTGAAGCTAAGAAGCGCAAGTTTATTGAGAGCAGCGAGGCTTTCCAGGAGGAACTTAAAAAG CACTGCAAGCCGGCGGTGGACGAGGACACGTTCGGGCGCATGGTGGAGCGAGCGATGGAGCAGATGCGGCGCGGCCTCTCCAACCCGCAGCCGCTGCACCCGCCGCCCGGCGACAGGAAGGACGAG CCAATGGAACAAGACCAGACTCAAATCAAGCCAGAAACCAACGGGCCCAACCTACCCACACAAGTGGACAAGGTTTCCACAACCGAGGTGAAGGCTGAAGGAGTCACTACTGAGCTCAAACCTGACGTGGAACCCAAGAAGGAGGAGCCTGAAGAGACGCCAGCTGCTAATGGAACTGAACCCGAAG GTGAACGTAAAGAAGAGAAGCCAGTTCCGAAGCCCGAGAACAAGGAGGGTGTTCCGCCCGCGGCCCCCGCACCGGCCCCGCCACCGCACCCGCCGCACATGACTTCACCACCACATCACC CGATGATGATGCCGCCGAACCCCAACGCTCCTCCCGCCCACCCGGGACCGCCACATGTGGCTGGCGGCCCGCCGCCACCACCAG GAGCGTACGGCGGCGCGTACGGCGGGCGCTACTACGGCGGCTACGCGGGCGCGTTCCCCGCCGCCTACCCGCACGGCTACTACGAGCACTACCCGCACCACCTGCACCACCACGCGCCGCACCGCGACCTCGACGCCAAGC
- the LOC124635593 gene encoding SWI/SNF-related matrix-associated actin-dependent regulator of chromatin subfamily E member 1 isoform X3, with amino-acid sequence MAAPNSYKQNTSMSMPSPQSNPHYMIAGPPMSFGMMKEGARRAASAAAGGATGQAAKDDKTSPFVSTVHSHPGFQPQKIGKGAGAGAGLPKPPKPPEKPLMPYMRYSRRVWDTVKAAHPDLKLWEIGRIIGGMWRDLPETEKAGYVDEYEAEKLEYEKSLKAYHNSPAYLAYIAAKNKAVVGNLEEESSSKKGGSQKEQQQQDRRIDIQPAEDEEDQDEGLSVKHVAYARYLRNHRLINEIFSDTVVPDVRSVVTTARMQILKKQVQSLTMHQKKLEDELQQIEEKFEAKKRKFIESSEAFQEELKKHCKPAVDEDTFGRMVERAMEQMRRGLSNPQPLHPPPGDRKDEPMEQDQTQIKPETNGPNLPTQVDKVSTTEVKAEGVTTELKPDVEPKKEEPEETPAANGTEPEGERKEEKPVPKPENKEGVPPAAPAPAPPPHPPHMTSPPHHPMMMPPNPNAPPAHPGPPHVAGGPPPPPGAYGGAYGGRYYGGYAGAFPAAYPHGYYEHYPHHLHHHAPHRDLDAKPEEPQPKKEGE; translated from the exons ATGGCTGCACCAAACagttacaaacaaaacacatcAATGTCGATGCCAAGCCCACAAAGCAATCCGC ACTACATGATTGCGGGGCCCCCCATGAGTTTCGGTATGATGAAAG AGggcgcgcgccgcgccgcctcAGCCGCGGCCGGCGGCGCCACCGGCCAGGCCGCTAAGGACGATAAGACCAGTCCCTTTGTATCCACCGTACATTCACATCCTGGATTTCAGCCGCAGAAGATCGGCAAGGGTGCCGGCGCG GGCGCGGGCCTGCCAAAGCCCCCGAAACCGCCAGAAAAGCCCCTGATGCCATACATGCGGTACTCCCGAAGGGTTTGGGATACTGTGAAGGCTGCCCACCCTGATCTAAAGCTATGGGAGATCGGCAGAATTATTGGAGGCATGTGGAGAGATCTGCCCGAGACGGAGAAGGCTGGTTATGTTGATGAGTATGAGGCGGAGAAG TTGGAGTACGAAAAGAGTCTCAAGGCTTACCACAACTCGCCAGCCTATTTAGCATATATTGCGGCGAAAAATAAAGCTGTAG TAGGTAATCTTGAAGAGGAGAGCTCTAGCAAGAAGGGTGGCTCTCAGAAGGAGCAGCAGCAGCAGGACAGGAGAATTGATATACAGCCTGCTGAGGATGAAGAAG ATCAAGACGAAGGCCTCTCAGTGAAACACGTGGCCTACGCGAGATATCTGCGCAACCATCGGCTGATCAACGAGATATTCTCCGACACTGTGGTGCCTGATGTGCGCTCTGTCGTCACCACCGCTAGGATGCAG ATCTTGAAGAAACAAGTGCAATCCTTAACAATGCACCAGAAGAAGCTAGAAGATGAGTTGCAGCAGATTGAAGAGAAGTTTGAAGCTAAGAAGCGCAAGTTTATTGAGAGCAGCGAGGCTTTCCAGGAGGAACTTAAAAAG CACTGCAAGCCGGCGGTGGACGAGGACACGTTCGGGCGCATGGTGGAGCGAGCGATGGAGCAGATGCGGCGCGGCCTCTCCAACCCGCAGCCGCTGCACCCGCCGCCCGGCGACAGGAAGGACGAG CCAATGGAACAAGACCAGACTCAAATCAAGCCAGAAACCAACGGGCCCAACCTACCCACACAAGTGGACAAGGTTTCCACAACCGAGGTGAAGGCTGAAGGAGTCACTACTGAGCTCAAACCTGACGTGGAACCCAAGAAGGAGGAGCCTGAAGAGACGCCAGCTGCTAATGGAACTGAACCCGAAG GTGAACGTAAAGAAGAGAAGCCAGTTCCGAAGCCCGAGAACAAGGAGGGTGTTCCGCCCGCGGCCCCCGCACCGGCCCCGCCACCGCACCCGCCGCACATGACTTCACCACCACATCACC CGATGATGATGCCGCCGAACCCCAACGCTCCTCCCGCCCACCCGGGACCGCCACATGTGGCTGGCGGCCCGCCGCCACCACCAG GAGCGTACGGCGGCGCGTACGGCGGGCGCTACTACGGCGGCTACGCGGGCGCGTTCCCCGCCGCCTACCCGCACGGCTACTACGAGCACTACCCGCACCACCTGCACCACCACGCGCCGCACCGCGACCTCGACGCCAAGC